Part of the Gracilimonas sp. genome is shown below.
TTAATCTAAGTCGGTCTTCAAACTAATTCTTGTTACACCACCCAGCCGGGAATAAGAATTTCGGCTCAGGTCAATCACAATAGATTTAATATTGATTCCCACTCCAAAAGCGATGCCGGCCAAGTCAAAATCTTGCCCGGTCTGGGTCTGCTCATGTAAATAATGATCGTACCCCAGCCTGACGGTTACATTTTCCCCAAAATAGGTTTCACCACCAAAAATCACGTGACGGAATACATTATCAACAAAAGAGGGCTGCCCGGTTTCTCCGAATACACGTAAATCCCAATCGTTCAATTTTTTAAGGGTGAGGCTAAGCTGAAATGGGAAGGCTTCCGGTTTTTTGGTGAAACCCACGGATACATCGAGCGGCAAAGGCTCCCGGTCATTTGCGTATGCGGTTAGCTGCCCACCTAAATTACGAATTGAGATCCCGGCACTGAAATGGCTGGCGGTATCCTGGTAGAAAAACCCACCGGAAAAAGCCACTGCACTTGATTTATAAGAAGCATAGGAAGAGTGAATAAAATCGACACCCGCCCCGGCGGTTATGTTCTTCCCAATCGGGATACTATATGCTCCGGTAAGGGCTATATCGTTTGCGTTGAAATTGCCGATGTCATTACCGTCCTCATCCAGCCGGTCAAATTCACCATAACCGACAAACCGAATTCCGGCCGCAATAGTCCCGATCTTTTCAAACTTGTAAGCTCCACTTGTAAAGCCCATATTGGCATCCGAAAAAAAATTGAGATAGGATACTGAAATTGATCCGGATGCATCGCTATTCAGGTATGCCGGATTTATGTGGATCAGGCTGAAGTCGGCGTTGAATAATCCTGCATGATTTCCACCAAGAGCGGCCGTGCGGGCGGTTGGGGGCACATCCAAAAAACGAAATACACTTGATGTATTCGACTGTGCCACCGTACTTTGGGCACCAACTAAAAACACCAAAACGGTTAATATGAATCGCACGTTATTTAACTATTTATAAATCACAATTGGCAAAAATCTTTTGTAATATAATCAAATGCTTCGGCAATACGTCAAGATTATTGATTAAGAAATGATTTCCAACTTCCCAGGCGCGGCCGGTTTAAAACAATTTGGCCAGTACGCCAAGCTTTTATACCAGGCATTACGTTCATCCACCGAGTTTAGTACTTATCGCAACAACCTGTTCCAGGAATTTGTGAAGGTTGGCTATGAGTCTATCCCCATCATTTTTTTGGTGGGTATTTTTACAGGTGCCGTACTTACCCTTCAAACGGCTTACCAGCTGGATACCGACATTTATCCCAGCTCCATCATTGGCTCAATTGTGGCCCAGTCTATTGTTATTGAATTAGCGGCTGTAATCAGTGCACTGGTTTTGGCCGGGAAAGTAGGCGCCCGAATTTCCACGGAATTGGGAACCATGCGTGTAAGCGAGCAGATAGATGCATTGGAATCGATGGGCTTTAACTCCGTCTCTTTTTTAGTAGTGCCGCGCATTTTAGCCGGCCTGCTGATGTTTCCTGTGCTTTATGTTACCGCGGCCGTTTTTGGAATTATCGGGGGTGTCACAGCCGGAGCGTTGGATGGCATTCTGCCCGCAGCTGAATTCATGGAAGGCGCCCGCGCTTTCTTTTTTGAATCGGATATTATTTTCGGGCTTTTAAAGTCCGTTGTTTTTGGCTTTGTGATTACATCCATTTCCTGTTTTAAAGGATATTTTGCTTTTGGCGGAGCCGAAGGGGTGGGAACCGCAACTACACAAGCAACAGTTTTAAGTTGTATCTTTGTACTGCTGGCCGATTTTGCACTGGCCGCAATATTATTGTAGATCATGATTGAGATTAAAAATCTTACGAAAAGTTTTGGTGACAACCTGGTTTGGAGTGATGTTTCATTCAAAATCGAGGATGGAGAAACTACGGCTGTGATCGGGAAATCCGGTTGCGGAAAATCAGTGTTACTGAAACACCTGAACGCCCTTTTATACCCGGATGAGGGAGAGGTTTTAATCGACGGAAAGTGCGTTTTTGAGCTGAGTTATTCTCAACTCCGAAAAGTCCGCCAGCGTTTTGGGATTCTGTTTCAGGGAGGCGCTTTATTCGACTCTATAAGTACCTATGAGAATGTGGCATTTCCCCTTCGCTATTTTACCGAACAAAACGATGAAGAGATTGAGCATAATGTAATGGAAGCCCTGGGAATGGTGAACCTGGAACATGCCGGGGAAAAATCGACCTCAGAGCTTTCCGGAGGGATGAGAAAACGAGTGGGCCTGGCGCGCGCTATTATCCTGAAGCCGGATTATTTATTGTATGATGAGCCAACCTCCGGCCTCGACCCGCGCACATCAGAAGAAATTAACGAGCTGATTAATACCATGGCCGACAACCTGGACATCACCTCCATTGTTATCACTCACGATATGCATAGCGTGTTGGAAGTAGCAGAGAAAGTGGCTTTCCTGGACGAACAAAAACTAAGCTGGTTCGGTAAAACGGAAGACATGAAGCACAGCGACAATAAAAATTTGATTGATTTCATTTCAGCAAGTGAATATCAAATAACTAAAAAAACTGCATAGGAGAACTTGTTTTGGCAAAAGTGTCCAACGAACTAAAAATTGGGATCACGGTAGTAGTGGCTATTATTGTAGCCTTTATCGGCTACCGGGTAATGAAAGATATCCCCCTGTTCCGTACTTCCACTACTATCTATACTAAGTTTGATCAGGTATATGGGCTCATTCCCGGAAATGTGGTGAATGTGAAAGGCTTTAAAATTGGAAGTGTGAAACAAATGGAGTTGTTAATTTCAGACTCTACCCTGGTCACCATGAATATTGAGGAAGGGTATCAGATACCTAAAGGATCCATTGCGGTATTGAAGTCAAGCGGGGTGCTTGGTGGTAAGTTTATCGAAATAAAGAAATCCGACTCGACTGAAATGGTTCCGCACCAAGGATCGATTGAAGGCGTTTTTGAACAGGGTATGATGGATACCTTTGCTGAAGAAGGCGCCAAACTCAGTAATGACATTTCTGCCTCCATCCGTGGAGTCGAAAAACTGGTTACCAGCCTCAATGAAACACTGGATGATGAAAACAAAGAGAATATTACCGGGATCATCCGAAACCTTCAGTCCAGCACCGGATCTTTAAATCAGCTGATCCAGAGTAAGCAATCGGATCTGGATGCAATGATTACTTCAGCAAAACAGACCATGCAAAACATGGATGATCTTAGCTCCGAAAACAAAGATAAGCTGAACTCACTCATCACCAACCTGGAAGCCACCAGTGTTGAACTGGAAACGCTGAGCTCTGGTTTAAACGAGACCAATCTTACGCTGAATGAGGTGTTAACCAAGATTAATAACGGAGAAGGAACCCTTGGAAAAATGGTCAACGACCCTTCTCTATACAATAATGTGGACAGCTTATCCTTTAATTTAAACCGGCTGATCAAAAATATGAACGATGAGCCCGGAAAATATTTGAAGCATATGAGACTCATTGAGGTATTTTAACCCCAACCTTATTGTTTAATTTGCTTTCAATTCCTTGGGTATTCACTTATATTTCCAAGCTTACTGCCAGAGGTTAAAAAGACACCTGCAGTAATCAAATCGCAATTTAATTAATGTTTTTTAGAGGTAACCTTTTATGGGTGTAATGGAAAAAATGAGAAACAGCACCGGTGTCATCTTGTGGGTGCTGATTGGATCTTTTGGCCTTTTGTGGGTTTTGTCTGATGTAAACTTTTTTGAAGCCATGCAGGCCGGACCAAGTTCATTAGGTAGTGTGAATGGTGATAAGATCTCCAATGAAGAATATCAAAGCCGTATCCAGTATTATTCTAATGCATACAGCCAGCAAACCGGAAATTCAATGACACCGGAAATGCGTGCATATTATGAAACTCAGGCCTGGAATGAGCTGGTTAACTCCCGCTTACTCCGCCAAAAAATGGACGACTTAGGCATCACCGTTTCCGACCAGGAAGTGCTGGACATGGTATATGGAGAGAATCCTGCCCCTGTAATTCGTCAAAACTTTACCCGCGAAGACGGCACCATTGACCGAGCAGCCGTTCAGCAGGTTCTTTCTTCCAGTGAGTTTTCTCAACAAGCTGTTGCCCTTGAGATGCAACTCCGCGAACAGCGTCGTCAGCAAAAGCTGAACAACTATATTTCGGCCGGACTCCAGGTAACTGAGGGAGAAGTGGAAAGAGAGTTTGTAAAGAATAACAGCACGGCAAACGTAAATTACATTCGCTTTCCCTACAGTGAAGTAACCGAGCAACAGCTGGAAGTTTCTGATGCAGAGCTTCGCGAATTCTACAACAAAAACAGAGAGCGCTACAGCCGCGACGAAAGCTACCGTATTCAGTATGTTACGTTCAGTAAGCTTCCAACCGCCAGCGATACGGCTCAAATTGTGGAAGATGTTCGTGAACTGATAACACCTTTTGAGAATTCTGAAAACGACTCATTGTTTCTGGCTCGCCAGGGTTCCTCTAATCAGTATCAAAATGCTTTTGTGTCTGAAGATGACATCCGGGAAGAATACACCCCCGTTCTGGATCTTGAAATTGGAGAAGTGTCTGACGTAATCCTGACTTCTAACCAGGCCGCTATTCTTAAGAAAACAGCCGAGCAGGGTAATGAAGTTAAGTTTCAAATCATGAGCTATAACATTCAGGCGTTGCCATCTACCATAGATGAAGCTAACGAAGCTGCCGCCGACTTTGAATTCTTTGCCTCTGAGGAATCCTCATTCGATGAAGAAGCTGAAACCCGCGGACTTGAAGTGAAAGAAGCGTTTGCAACCAAGGGGAATGATTTTATCTCCGGCCTTGGAAGCAGTAAGCAAATTATGAATTTCCTGGAAACAGCTGATGAAGGCGACATTTCCAACGCATTGGAGCTAAGCTCCGATTTTGTTGTGCTTCGGGTTGAAGAGATTACCCCGGAAGGCTATCGTCCTTTTGAGGAAGTGAAGTCACAGGTAGAAACCCTGGTAAAGGTTGAGCGACGCAAAGAACTGACCGTTGAGAAAGTGGAAAATCTTTTAGCTCAGAACCAAACACTTTCTGCTTTAGCTGAAAGCACCGATAAAGAAATTCGCAACGAAGACAACCTCCGCGCCAGCGCAACGGTACTTCCCGGAGCTGGCCGAGAACCTCGAGTAGTAGGTGCCATTTTTGCCCTCGATGAAGGCGAAACGTCCGGAGTTATTGCCGGAAACAGCGCAGCTTTTGTAGTTCAGTTAATCAGCAAAATGGACGCTGATTTAGCCAACTTAACTCCCGACCAGCGACAAACTATTCGTCAGCGTCTGGAGCAGCAAAAAACTCAGGAGTTTACCTCCATTTGGTTAGAACAACTTCGCGAAGCCGCTAACATCGTGGACAACCGCGACCGACTGCTTCAGCAATAGTCTGAACCACATTTTTATTTTTTGGGGTGAGAAGTTTCTTCTCACCCTTTTTTGTTTAGCTCATATTCGATTCACACAAATCTGTTACATTTCTACATGCCCGAACAAGCTCCGCATAGCGATGAATACTGGATGCAACAAGCTCTGGATTTGGCTGAACAGGCTAAAGGACACGTTGCCCCGAATCCACTGGTGGGGTGCGTAGTTGTATCATCGGATGGGAAACCCGTTGGGCATGGCTATCACAAAAAATTTGGGGAAGCTCATGCGGAAGTAAATGCGGTAGAGTCGGTTAAGGATAAGAAACAGCTCAAAGACGCCACGGTTTACGTAACCCTTGAACCATGCTCTCATAAAGGTAAAACCCCACCTTGCGCCCCCATGCTGGCAAAGCTTCCCATAAAAAGAGTAGTGGTTGCCATGAAGGATCCCAATCCGGAGGTGGACGGAAAAGGAATTCTGCATCTCCGTAACAATGGAATTGAAGTTGAAACGGGCGTGCTTAAGAGAGAGGCAGAAAAACTGAATGAGTTTTTTATCCACCATCAAGCTTTCGGGCGGCCTTTTATCACGCTGAAGGTAGCCCAGACTGCCGATGGTTTTATCGCAGCTGCCGACGGGGAATCGCAGTGGATTACCGGAGATCAATCCCGGAAGCTGGTTCACAAATGGCGCTCTGAGTATGATGCCGTTTTGGTTGGCAGAACAACAGCCATGGTCGATAATCCAAGCCTAACCGTTCGTCATGTTTCCGGTCGTCAGCCCAAGCGCATCGTGATTGACGGCCCCTATGAACTGCCCAAAGATCTGAATCTTTTTTCAGATAAGTTTGAGGAAAAGACCACCATCATCACCTGGAATAAAGAAGCCTCTGCCACCGATGCCGACCCCATGCTGAAAGTTATGCAGCAGAACTATTTTCGCGGAGAAGTGCTGCAGGTTTCCAAAGTAGATGGACATGTAGATTTACGGCAGTCGTTTAAGCTGCTTGGCGAAAAGGGAATTTCTTCGGTTTTAGTGGAAGGTGGTCAGCAGCTCTCTTCCGCCTTAATCCGACAGGGCCTTGTGGATAAACTCGAACTATTTATAGCCCCGAAGTTGTTGGGAGCCGGAACCCGATCGCTAATTAACATTGGCATCAACAAAATGAAAGAAATTGCCGAACTGAAGGAGGTCAGCTGGACCCGGGTCGGTGATGATATATTATTAACCGGATATTTTTAAAATCATGTTTACCGGAATCGTACAAGAAGTTGGAAAAGTAGCTGCCGTCAAATCCCTGAACGGCGGTGGCAAGGAATTGAAAATTGCATGCTCTTTTGCAGGTAGCTGCCATGAGGATGAAAGTATCGCTGTGAATGGAGTGTGCCTCACTGTCACTGCTTTTGATGAGGAAACCTTCACCGTTCAGGCCGTGGAAGAAACCCTGCGCAAAACCTCTACCGGTGAGCTGGGAAAAGGCAACCCGGTAAATTTGGAACGATCAC
Proteins encoded:
- the porQ gene encoding type IX secretion system protein PorQ → MRFILTVLVFLVGAQSTVAQSNTSSVFRFLDVPPTARTAALGGNHAGLFNADFSLIHINPAYLNSDASGSISVSYLNFFSDANMGFTSGAYKFEKIGTIAAGIRFVGYGEFDRLDEDGNDIGNFNANDIALTGAYSIPIGKNITAGAGVDFIHSSYASYKSSAVAFSGGFFYQDTASHFSAGISIRNLGGQLTAYANDREPLPLDVSVGFTKKPEAFPFQLSLTLKKLNDWDLRVFGETGQPSFVDNVFRHVIFGGETYFGENVTVRLGYDHYLHEQTQTGQDFDLAGIAFGVGINIKSIVIDLSRNSYSRLGGVTRISLKTDLD
- a CDS encoding ABC transporter permease; this translates as MISNFPGAAGLKQFGQYAKLLYQALRSSTEFSTYRNNLFQEFVKVGYESIPIIFLVGIFTGAVLTLQTAYQLDTDIYPSSIIGSIVAQSIVIELAAVISALVLAGKVGARISTELGTMRVSEQIDALESMGFNSVSFLVVPRILAGLLMFPVLYVTAAVFGIIGGVTAGALDGILPAAEFMEGARAFFFESDIIFGLLKSVVFGFVITSISCFKGYFAFGGAEGVGTATTQATVLSCIFVLLADFALAAILL
- a CDS encoding ABC transporter ATP-binding protein, which translates into the protein MIEIKNLTKSFGDNLVWSDVSFKIEDGETTAVIGKSGCGKSVLLKHLNALLYPDEGEVLIDGKCVFELSYSQLRKVRQRFGILFQGGALFDSISTYENVAFPLRYFTEQNDEEIEHNVMEALGMVNLEHAGEKSTSELSGGMRKRVGLARAIILKPDYLLYDEPTSGLDPRTSEEINELINTMADNLDITSIVITHDMHSVLEVAEKVAFLDEQKLSWFGKTEDMKHSDNKNLIDFISASEYQITKKTA
- a CDS encoding MlaD family protein; this encodes MSNELKIGITVVVAIIVAFIGYRVMKDIPLFRTSTTIYTKFDQVYGLIPGNVVNVKGFKIGSVKQMELLISDSTLVTMNIEEGYQIPKGSIAVLKSSGVLGGKFIEIKKSDSTEMVPHQGSIEGVFEQGMMDTFAEEGAKLSNDISASIRGVEKLVTSLNETLDDENKENITGIIRNLQSSTGSLNQLIQSKQSDLDAMITSAKQTMQNMDDLSSENKDKLNSLITNLEATSVELETLSSGLNETNLTLNEVLTKINNGEGTLGKMVNDPSLYNNVDSLSFNLNRLIKNMNDEPGKYLKHMRLIEVF
- a CDS encoding SurA N-terminal domain-containing protein, with the protein product MRNSTGVILWVLIGSFGLLWVLSDVNFFEAMQAGPSSLGSVNGDKISNEEYQSRIQYYSNAYSQQTGNSMTPEMRAYYETQAWNELVNSRLLRQKMDDLGITVSDQEVLDMVYGENPAPVIRQNFTREDGTIDRAAVQQVLSSSEFSQQAVALEMQLREQRRQQKLNNYISAGLQVTEGEVEREFVKNNSTANVNYIRFPYSEVTEQQLEVSDAELREFYNKNRERYSRDESYRIQYVTFSKLPTASDTAQIVEDVRELITPFENSENDSLFLARQGSSNQYQNAFVSEDDIREEYTPVLDLEIGEVSDVILTSNQAAILKKTAEQGNEVKFQIMSYNIQALPSTIDEANEAAADFEFFASEESSFDEEAETRGLEVKEAFATKGNDFISGLGSSKQIMNFLETADEGDISNALELSSDFVVLRVEEITPEGYRPFEEVKSQVETLVKVERRKELTVEKVENLLAQNQTLSALAESTDKEIRNEDNLRASATVLPGAGREPRVVGAIFALDEGETSGVIAGNSAAFVVQLISKMDADLANLTPDQRQTIRQRLEQQKTQEFTSIWLEQLREAANIVDNRDRLLQQ
- the ribD gene encoding bifunctional diaminohydroxyphosphoribosylaminopyrimidine deaminase/5-amino-6-(5-phosphoribosylamino)uracil reductase RibD, producing MPEQAPHSDEYWMQQALDLAEQAKGHVAPNPLVGCVVVSSDGKPVGHGYHKKFGEAHAEVNAVESVKDKKQLKDATVYVTLEPCSHKGKTPPCAPMLAKLPIKRVVVAMKDPNPEVDGKGILHLRNNGIEVETGVLKREAEKLNEFFIHHQAFGRPFITLKVAQTADGFIAAADGESQWITGDQSRKLVHKWRSEYDAVLVGRTTAMVDNPSLTVRHVSGRQPKRIVIDGPYELPKDLNLFSDKFEEKTTIITWNKEASATDADPMLKVMQQNYFRGEVLQVSKVDGHVDLRQSFKLLGEKGISSVLVEGGQQLSSALIRQGLVDKLELFIAPKLLGAGTRSLINIGINKMKEIAELKEVSWTRVGDDILLTGYF